The following are encoded together in the Zingiber officinale cultivar Zhangliang chromosome 8A, Zo_v1.1, whole genome shotgun sequence genome:
- the LOC122012867 gene encoding phenylpropanoylacetyl-CoA synthase-like, whose product MASTEAFRRAPPADGPATVLAIGTANPSHFVDQMQYPDYYFRVTNAEDKTELKQKFKRICEKSTIRKRHMCLTEEILKENPSLCAYMAPSFDARQGIVLEEVPRLAKEAADKAIKEWGRPVSDVTHLVFCSAAGVDLPGVDYRLIQLLGLPARVRRVMLYNVGCHAGGTALRVAKDLAENNKGARVLVVCSELNVMFFRGPDDHHFENLIGQALFGDGAAALIVGADPEEAERAIYEVASATQVMLPESEEMVGGHLREIGLTFHLASKLPAVVGGNIERCLEAAFGPQAGVADWNELFWIVHPGGRAIIDQVEARAGLTAEKLAVTRHVLREYGNMQSASVLFIMDEMRKRSAAEGCATTGQGCQWGVLFGFGPGLTVETVVLRSVPIKLIN is encoded by the exons aTGGCTAGCACCGAAGCCTTCCGGCGAGCGCCTCCGGCCGACGGCCCTGCCACCGTCCTCGCCATCGGCACGGCCAATCCGTCCCATTTCGTGGACCAGATGCAGTACCCTGATTACTACTTCCGCGTCACTAACGCGGAGGACAAGACAGAGCTCAAACAGAAGTTCAAGCGGATTT gTGAGAAGTCGACGATCAGGAAGAGGCACATGTGCTTGACGGAGGAGATCCTGAAGGAGAACCCGAGCCTGTGCGCGTACATGGCGCCGTCCTTCGACGCGCGCCAGGGGATCGTGCTCGAGGAGGTGCCGCGGCTGGCGAAGGAGGCCGCCGATAAGGCCATCAAGGAGTGGGGCCGCCCCGTCTCCGACGTCACCCACCTCGTCTTCTGCTCCGCCGCCGGGGTTGACCTCCCGGGCGTCGACTACCGCCTCATACAGCTTCTCGGCCTGCCGGCGCGCGTGCGACGCGTGATGCTCTACAACGTCGGATGCCACGCCGGCGGCACCGCGCTGCGCGTGGCCAAAGACCTGGCGGAGAACAACAAGGGCGCGCGCGTCCTGGTGGTGTGCTCCGAGCTCAACGTCATGTTCTTCCGCGGCCCCGACGACCACCACTTCGAGAACCTGATCGGGCAGGCTCTGTTCGGCGACGGCGCCGCTGCACTCATCGTCGGAGCCGACCCGGAGGAGGCGGAGAGAGCTATCTATGAGGTGGCCTCGGCGACCCAG GTGATGCTGCCGGAGAGCGAGGAGATGGTAGGGGGACACCTGCGGGAGATCGGCCTGACATTCCACTTGGCGAGCAAGCTGCCGGCGGTGGTGGGCGGCAACATCGAACGGTGCCTGGAGGCGGCGTTCGGGCCGCAGGCAGGGGTAGCGGACTGGAACGAGCTGTTCTGGATCGTGCACCCGGGCGGCCGGGCGATCATAGATCAGGTAGAGGCGAGGGCCGGGTTGACGGCTGAGAAGCTGGCTGTGACTAGGCACGTGCTGAGGGAGTACGGCAACATGCAGAGCGCCTCGGTGCTGTTCATCATGGACGAGATGAGAAAGCGGTCGGCGGCGGAGGGCTGCGCCACCACCGGCCAGGGCTGCCAGTGGGGGGTGCTCTTCGGCTTCGGCCCCGGACTCACCGTCGAGACCGTCGTGCTCCGAAGCGTCCCCATCAAGTTGATCAATTAG